A portion of the Phoenix dactylifera cultivar Barhee BC4 unplaced genomic scaffold, palm_55x_up_171113_PBpolish2nd_filt_p 000450F, whole genome shotgun sequence genome contains these proteins:
- the LOC103706899 gene encoding denticleless protein homolog isoform X1 has protein sequence MASKVPPFSPLPPPLAVPILGAPNSGPSSIWFLIAFSPLPLASLVRKRPYLGDLSSEPSGLGTGVVAIEHDGVSTPPLAISFCKTSRNSHLLAVSDEDGYLSFYNTCQSLGSVASCWEKAVTSSSPQAVEARVCDWIAHNNAIFDVCWIKDDNHILTASGDQTIKIWNVEKRKCTGILVGHTGSVKSLCSHSSNPDLVVSGSRDGSFALWDLRCESSYKNTHGEICLGYTAVVKEAHTSIQGKRVRRGKAGSMSITSVLYLKDNVSLASAGAVDSVVKFWDTRNLKSPVTQACPYVEPSLEKERGLHGISCLSQDSNGVFVAASCMDNRIYLYDVLHLDKGPMKIFSGSKIESFFVKSAISPDGAYILGGSSDGNAYIWQVRKPEGLPVMLKGHEGEVTAVDWCSSEIGKIATTSDDFMVRVWNFKKGGCISSGSPKAVRKRVIAPNTEGRKLAMDEHLYSTEMADSLCASREVATNPHSPVQTKSLEFSTPESGKKTHFRSLLGEEEEMQKSPDAELSSPSSVLNPPPSLKRRTIRDYFIVAP, from the exons ATGGCTTCAAAGGTACCACCTTTCTCTCCTCTCCCCCCACCTCTCGCTGTCCCTATCCTCGGAGCCCCAAATTCGGGCCCGAGCTCCATCTGGTTCCTAATTGCGTTCTCGCCACTCCCTCTTGCCTCTCTAGTGCGGAAAAGACCTTATCTCGGCGACCTTTCATCGGAGCCCAGCGGTCTTGGCACCGGAGTGGTGGCGATCGAGCACGATGGTGTCTCCACACCTCCTCTCGCCATCTCATTCTGCAAG ACAAGCCGGAATTCTCATCTTCTTGCTGTTTCCGATGAGGATGGTTATCTGAGCTTCTATAATACTTGCCAGAGTCTCGGTTCTGTTGCTTCATGTTGGGAGAAGGCAG TTACTTCCTCTTCTCCCCAAGCAGTGGAAGCTAGGGTCTGTGATTGGATTGCTCATAACAATGCCATTTTTGATGTGTGCTGGATAAAG GATGACAACCATATTCTAACAGCTTCAGGTGATCAGACT ATCAAGATATGGAATGTAGAGAAGAGAAAGTGCACTGGAATCTTGGTTGGGCATACTGGCAGTGTAAAATCACTTTGTTCTCACTCATCAAATCCAG ACCTTGTTGTGTCCGGCTCAAGAGATGGCTCATTTGCTCTCTGGGATCTGAGATGCGAATCAAGTTACAAAAATACCCATGGAGAAATATGCTTGGG ATATACTGCTGTTGTCAAAGAAGCCCATACTTCTATTCAAGGAAAGCGGGTTAGGCGAGGAAAG GCTGGTTCAATGAGTATTACTTCGGTTCTGTACCTCAAAGATAATGTCTCCCTTGCCAGTGCTGGAGCAGTGGACAG TGTTGTGAAATTCTGGGACACTCGCAACTTGAAATCACCAGTCACACAAGCATGCCCTTATGTTGAACCATCACTGGAAAAG GAAAGAGGGTTACATGGGATTTCTTGCCTGTCTCAAGATTCAAATGGTGTGTTTGTTGCAGCTTCTTGCATGGACAATAG GATTTACCTATATGATGTTTTACACCTCGACAAAGGTCCTATGAAGATTTTTTCTGGCAGCAAAATTGAGTCATTCTTTGTAAAG TCTGCAATTAGCCCTGATGGAGCTTACATTCTTGGTGGTTCTAGTGATGGCAATGCCTACATATGGCAG GTTAGGAAACCGGAAGGACTCCCAGTCATGTTGAAGGGTCATGAAGGAGAAGTTACTGCAGTAGATTG GTGCTCATCAGAGATCGGGAAGATTGCAACTACTTCAGATGATTTTATG GTTCGTGTTTGGAATTTTAAGAAAGGGGGTTGCATAAGTTCAGGATCTCCAAAAGCTGTTAGAAAGAGAGTAATTGCTCCAAACACTGAGGGCAGAAAGCTGGCCATGGATGAACATCTGTATTCCACAGAGATGGCTGACAGCCTCTGTGCTTCAAGGGAAGTAGCAACGAACCCACACTCACCTGTTCAGACTAAAAGTCTCGAGTTTAGTACACCTGAATCTGGAAAGAAAACGCATTTTAGATCATTactaggagaagaagaagagatgcaGAAGAGCCCAGATGCTGAATTAAGCAGCCCATCTTCTGTTCTCAATCCCCCTCCCTCTTTGAAAAGGAGAACCATTCGTGATTACTTTATTGTTGCCCCATGA
- the LOC103706899 gene encoding denticleless protein homolog isoform X4, with amino-acid sequence MRRWSHPSSFFGDLRSRELNGFKVRKRPYLGDLSSEPSGLGTGVVAIEHDGVSTPPLAISFCKTSRNSHLLAVSDEDGYLSFYNTCQSLGSVASCWEKAVEARVCDWIAHNNAIFDVCWIKDDNHILTASGDQTIKIWNVEKRKCTGILVGHTGSVKSLCSHSSNPDLVVSGSRDGSFALWDLRCESSYKNTHGEICLGYTAVVKEAHTSIQGKRVRRGKAGSMSITSVLYLKDNVSLASAGAVDSVVKFWDTRNLKSPVTQACPYVEPSLEKERGLHGISCLSQDSNGVFVAASCMDNRIYLYDVLHLDKGPMKIFSGSKIESFFVKSAISPDGAYILGGSSDGNAYIWQVRKPEGLPVMLKGHEGEVTAVDWCSSEIGKIATTSDDFMVRVWNFKKGGCISSGSPKAVRKRVIAPNTEGRKLAMDEHLYSTEMADSLCASREVATNPHSPVQTKSLEFSTPESGKKTHFRSLLGEEEEMQKSPDAELSSPSSVLNPPPSLKRRTIRDYFIVAP; translated from the exons ATGCGGCGGTGGAGCCATCCCTCATCCTTCTTCGGCGATCTCAGAAGCAGAGAGCTCAATGGCTTCAAAG TGCGGAAAAGACCTTATCTCGGCGACCTTTCATCGGAGCCCAGCGGTCTTGGCACCGGAGTGGTGGCGATCGAGCACGATGGTGTCTCCACACCTCCTCTCGCCATCTCATTCTGCAAG ACAAGCCGGAATTCTCATCTTCTTGCTGTTTCCGATGAGGATGGTTATCTGAGCTTCTATAATACTTGCCAGAGTCTCGGTTCTGTTGCTTCATGTTGGGAGAAGGCAG TGGAAGCTAGGGTCTGTGATTGGATTGCTCATAACAATGCCATTTTTGATGTGTGCTGGATAAAG GATGACAACCATATTCTAACAGCTTCAGGTGATCAGACT ATCAAGATATGGAATGTAGAGAAGAGAAAGTGCACTGGAATCTTGGTTGGGCATACTGGCAGTGTAAAATCACTTTGTTCTCACTCATCAAATCCAG ACCTTGTTGTGTCCGGCTCAAGAGATGGCTCATTTGCTCTCTGGGATCTGAGATGCGAATCAAGTTACAAAAATACCCATGGAGAAATATGCTTGGG ATATACTGCTGTTGTCAAAGAAGCCCATACTTCTATTCAAGGAAAGCGGGTTAGGCGAGGAAAG GCTGGTTCAATGAGTATTACTTCGGTTCTGTACCTCAAAGATAATGTCTCCCTTGCCAGTGCTGGAGCAGTGGACAG TGTTGTGAAATTCTGGGACACTCGCAACTTGAAATCACCAGTCACACAAGCATGCCCTTATGTTGAACCATCACTGGAAAAG GAAAGAGGGTTACATGGGATTTCTTGCCTGTCTCAAGATTCAAATGGTGTGTTTGTTGCAGCTTCTTGCATGGACAATAG GATTTACCTATATGATGTTTTACACCTCGACAAAGGTCCTATGAAGATTTTTTCTGGCAGCAAAATTGAGTCATTCTTTGTAAAG TCTGCAATTAGCCCTGATGGAGCTTACATTCTTGGTGGTTCTAGTGATGGCAATGCCTACATATGGCAG GTTAGGAAACCGGAAGGACTCCCAGTCATGTTGAAGGGTCATGAAGGAGAAGTTACTGCAGTAGATTG GTGCTCATCAGAGATCGGGAAGATTGCAACTACTTCAGATGATTTTATG GTTCGTGTTTGGAATTTTAAGAAAGGGGGTTGCATAAGTTCAGGATCTCCAAAAGCTGTTAGAAAGAGAGTAATTGCTCCAAACACTGAGGGCAGAAAGCTGGCCATGGATGAACATCTGTATTCCACAGAGATGGCTGACAGCCTCTGTGCTTCAAGGGAAGTAGCAACGAACCCACACTCACCTGTTCAGACTAAAAGTCTCGAGTTTAGTACACCTGAATCTGGAAAGAAAACGCATTTTAGATCATTactaggagaagaagaagagatgcaGAAGAGCCCAGATGCTGAATTAAGCAGCCCATCTTCTGTTCTCAATCCCCCTCCCTCTTTGAAAAGGAGAACCATTCGTGATTACTTTATTGTTGCCCCATGA
- the LOC103706899 gene encoding denticleless protein homolog isoform X3, which yields MRRWSHPSSFFGDLRSRELNGFKVRKRPYLGDLSSEPSGLGTGVVAIEHDGVSTPPLAISFCKTSRNSHLLAVSDEDGYLSFYNTCQSLGSVASCWEKAVTSSSPQAVEARVCDWIAHNNAIFDVCWIKDDNHILTASGDQTIKIWNVEKRKCTGILVGHTGSVKSLCSHSSNPDLVVSGSRDGSFALWDLRCESSYKNTHGEICLGYTAVVKEAHTSIQGKRVRRGKAGSMSITSVLYLKDNVSLASAGAVDSVVKFWDTRNLKSPVTQACPYVEPSLEKERGLHGISCLSQDSNGVFVAASCMDNRIYLYDVLHLDKGPMKIFSGSKIESFFVKSAISPDGAYILGGSSDGNAYIWQVRKPEGLPVMLKGHEGEVTAVDWCSSEIGKIATTSDDFMVRVWNFKKGGCISSGSPKAVRKRVIAPNTEGRKLAMDEHLYSTEMADSLCASREVATNPHSPVQTKSLEFSTPESGKKTHFRSLLGEEEEMQKSPDAELSSPSSVLNPPPSLKRRTIRDYFIVAP from the exons ATGCGGCGGTGGAGCCATCCCTCATCCTTCTTCGGCGATCTCAGAAGCAGAGAGCTCAATGGCTTCAAAG TGCGGAAAAGACCTTATCTCGGCGACCTTTCATCGGAGCCCAGCGGTCTTGGCACCGGAGTGGTGGCGATCGAGCACGATGGTGTCTCCACACCTCCTCTCGCCATCTCATTCTGCAAG ACAAGCCGGAATTCTCATCTTCTTGCTGTTTCCGATGAGGATGGTTATCTGAGCTTCTATAATACTTGCCAGAGTCTCGGTTCTGTTGCTTCATGTTGGGAGAAGGCAG TTACTTCCTCTTCTCCCCAAGCAGTGGAAGCTAGGGTCTGTGATTGGATTGCTCATAACAATGCCATTTTTGATGTGTGCTGGATAAAG GATGACAACCATATTCTAACAGCTTCAGGTGATCAGACT ATCAAGATATGGAATGTAGAGAAGAGAAAGTGCACTGGAATCTTGGTTGGGCATACTGGCAGTGTAAAATCACTTTGTTCTCACTCATCAAATCCAG ACCTTGTTGTGTCCGGCTCAAGAGATGGCTCATTTGCTCTCTGGGATCTGAGATGCGAATCAAGTTACAAAAATACCCATGGAGAAATATGCTTGGG ATATACTGCTGTTGTCAAAGAAGCCCATACTTCTATTCAAGGAAAGCGGGTTAGGCGAGGAAAG GCTGGTTCAATGAGTATTACTTCGGTTCTGTACCTCAAAGATAATGTCTCCCTTGCCAGTGCTGGAGCAGTGGACAG TGTTGTGAAATTCTGGGACACTCGCAACTTGAAATCACCAGTCACACAAGCATGCCCTTATGTTGAACCATCACTGGAAAAG GAAAGAGGGTTACATGGGATTTCTTGCCTGTCTCAAGATTCAAATGGTGTGTTTGTTGCAGCTTCTTGCATGGACAATAG GATTTACCTATATGATGTTTTACACCTCGACAAAGGTCCTATGAAGATTTTTTCTGGCAGCAAAATTGAGTCATTCTTTGTAAAG TCTGCAATTAGCCCTGATGGAGCTTACATTCTTGGTGGTTCTAGTGATGGCAATGCCTACATATGGCAG GTTAGGAAACCGGAAGGACTCCCAGTCATGTTGAAGGGTCATGAAGGAGAAGTTACTGCAGTAGATTG GTGCTCATCAGAGATCGGGAAGATTGCAACTACTTCAGATGATTTTATG GTTCGTGTTTGGAATTTTAAGAAAGGGGGTTGCATAAGTTCAGGATCTCCAAAAGCTGTTAGAAAGAGAGTAATTGCTCCAAACACTGAGGGCAGAAAGCTGGCCATGGATGAACATCTGTATTCCACAGAGATGGCTGACAGCCTCTGTGCTTCAAGGGAAGTAGCAACGAACCCACACTCACCTGTTCAGACTAAAAGTCTCGAGTTTAGTACACCTGAATCTGGAAAGAAAACGCATTTTAGATCATTactaggagaagaagaagagatgcaGAAGAGCCCAGATGCTGAATTAAGCAGCCCATCTTCTGTTCTCAATCCCCCTCCCTCTTTGAAAAGGAGAACCATTCGTGATTACTTTATTGTTGCCCCATGA
- the LOC103706899 gene encoding denticleless protein homolog isoform X2, which produces MASKVPPFSPLPPPLAVPILGAPNSGPSSIWFLIAFSPLPLASLVRKRPYLGDLSSEPSGLGTGVVAIEHDGVSTPPLAISFCKTSRNSHLLAVSDEDGYLSFYNTCQSLGSVASCWEKAVEARVCDWIAHNNAIFDVCWIKDDNHILTASGDQTIKIWNVEKRKCTGILVGHTGSVKSLCSHSSNPDLVVSGSRDGSFALWDLRCESSYKNTHGEICLGYTAVVKEAHTSIQGKRVRRGKAGSMSITSVLYLKDNVSLASAGAVDSVVKFWDTRNLKSPVTQACPYVEPSLEKERGLHGISCLSQDSNGVFVAASCMDNRIYLYDVLHLDKGPMKIFSGSKIESFFVKSAISPDGAYILGGSSDGNAYIWQVRKPEGLPVMLKGHEGEVTAVDWCSSEIGKIATTSDDFMVRVWNFKKGGCISSGSPKAVRKRVIAPNTEGRKLAMDEHLYSTEMADSLCASREVATNPHSPVQTKSLEFSTPESGKKTHFRSLLGEEEEMQKSPDAELSSPSSVLNPPPSLKRRTIRDYFIVAP; this is translated from the exons ATGGCTTCAAAGGTACCACCTTTCTCTCCTCTCCCCCCACCTCTCGCTGTCCCTATCCTCGGAGCCCCAAATTCGGGCCCGAGCTCCATCTGGTTCCTAATTGCGTTCTCGCCACTCCCTCTTGCCTCTCTAGTGCGGAAAAGACCTTATCTCGGCGACCTTTCATCGGAGCCCAGCGGTCTTGGCACCGGAGTGGTGGCGATCGAGCACGATGGTGTCTCCACACCTCCTCTCGCCATCTCATTCTGCAAG ACAAGCCGGAATTCTCATCTTCTTGCTGTTTCCGATGAGGATGGTTATCTGAGCTTCTATAATACTTGCCAGAGTCTCGGTTCTGTTGCTTCATGTTGGGAGAAGGCAG TGGAAGCTAGGGTCTGTGATTGGATTGCTCATAACAATGCCATTTTTGATGTGTGCTGGATAAAG GATGACAACCATATTCTAACAGCTTCAGGTGATCAGACT ATCAAGATATGGAATGTAGAGAAGAGAAAGTGCACTGGAATCTTGGTTGGGCATACTGGCAGTGTAAAATCACTTTGTTCTCACTCATCAAATCCAG ACCTTGTTGTGTCCGGCTCAAGAGATGGCTCATTTGCTCTCTGGGATCTGAGATGCGAATCAAGTTACAAAAATACCCATGGAGAAATATGCTTGGG ATATACTGCTGTTGTCAAAGAAGCCCATACTTCTATTCAAGGAAAGCGGGTTAGGCGAGGAAAG GCTGGTTCAATGAGTATTACTTCGGTTCTGTACCTCAAAGATAATGTCTCCCTTGCCAGTGCTGGAGCAGTGGACAG TGTTGTGAAATTCTGGGACACTCGCAACTTGAAATCACCAGTCACACAAGCATGCCCTTATGTTGAACCATCACTGGAAAAG GAAAGAGGGTTACATGGGATTTCTTGCCTGTCTCAAGATTCAAATGGTGTGTTTGTTGCAGCTTCTTGCATGGACAATAG GATTTACCTATATGATGTTTTACACCTCGACAAAGGTCCTATGAAGATTTTTTCTGGCAGCAAAATTGAGTCATTCTTTGTAAAG TCTGCAATTAGCCCTGATGGAGCTTACATTCTTGGTGGTTCTAGTGATGGCAATGCCTACATATGGCAG GTTAGGAAACCGGAAGGACTCCCAGTCATGTTGAAGGGTCATGAAGGAGAAGTTACTGCAGTAGATTG GTGCTCATCAGAGATCGGGAAGATTGCAACTACTTCAGATGATTTTATG GTTCGTGTTTGGAATTTTAAGAAAGGGGGTTGCATAAGTTCAGGATCTCCAAAAGCTGTTAGAAAGAGAGTAATTGCTCCAAACACTGAGGGCAGAAAGCTGGCCATGGATGAACATCTGTATTCCACAGAGATGGCTGACAGCCTCTGTGCTTCAAGGGAAGTAGCAACGAACCCACACTCACCTGTTCAGACTAAAAGTCTCGAGTTTAGTACACCTGAATCTGGAAAGAAAACGCATTTTAGATCATTactaggagaagaagaagagatgcaGAAGAGCCCAGATGCTGAATTAAGCAGCCCATCTTCTGTTCTCAATCCCCCTCCCTCTTTGAAAAGGAGAACCATTCGTGATTACTTTATTGTTGCCCCATGA